In Sphaeramia orbicularis chromosome 1, fSphaOr1.1, whole genome shotgun sequence, a genomic segment contains:
- the LOC115426607 gene encoding uncharacterized protein LOC115426607 has protein sequence MWFAEAVFLFVGVILHNSDVQGERNRICALKGSSLEMLCYSKPEPNPTCYTVHQSNDSYFQKEIPADSTRIKVNLTEGGNATLTINHVTDADENIYCCSENTEQCWKNGCELQVADVQVKVLPAEGPDEQAVTLMCTTSCDLTEKPTSYIWYKNGQFLYEDWSPWYQEVLSGDKDTTYSCSIKGHEAVRAPHVSVDSVSSACFTVSYAEGRMCSYKQMSVEKSCSITYPKNVVIIKELLEEKKDFFALNCNSSCPEADSYNVFKWFINRELFRHCENQYITIRKTDRVSYDTFTCAVKGHEDLHSDEFDGDAIKFSLRRVCALEGSSVTISSPGTSSYSVWKFKSWYEPETKPDRVKLQVEADYMEVSEYHTDLTVKHLMKNYSGEYMRTKREEERPDDFFPGMILIITGVKVTMFPSAVVTEGHRVTLTCTTSCPLTHTLTYIWFFNGLTLKENPNKHLVLDPVGLQHAGNYSCAVATPQNVSSSEEALTVQPQTKAVLILNAIKVILLLLIPPAVYLFCFYIRRKKTPTSATKPKNKVQIDQMEMLYESIPMTVQKPVAAARGKKAEQPMNKLEQRYESMPMTAQKPVTAARGKEAEQPKNKMELRYESIPMTAQKPVTAARGKEAEQPKNNYPDSQLPEEV, from the exons atGTTCAGGGAGAGAGAAACAGAATCTGTGCCTTAAAAGGTTCATCTTTGGAGATGTTGTGCTACAGTAAACCTGAGCCAAACCCGACATGCTACACTGTCCACCAATCCAACGACTCGTACTTTCAGAAGGAGATCCCTGCAGATTCGACCCGGATAAAAGTCAACCTGACTGAAGGGGGCAACGCCACTCTGACCATCAACCATGTGACAGACGCTGATGAAAACATTTACTGCTGCTCTGAAAATACAGAACAATGTTGGAAGAACGGCTGTGAACTTCAAGTTGCAG ACGTGCAGGTGAAGGTGCTTCCTGCTGAAGGTCCAGATGAACAGGCAGTAACGCTGATGTGCACCACCAGCTGTGATCTGACTGAGAAGCCCACATCCTACATCTGGTACAAGAACGGACAGTTTCTGTACGAGGACTGGTCTCCCTGGTACCAGGAGGTGCTCAGCGGTGACAAAGACACCACTTACTCCTGCTCCATCAAAGGACACGAGGCTGTCAGAGCTCCTCACGTCTCAGTGG ATTCTGTCAGTTCAGCCTGTTTCACTGTGAGCTATGCAGAGGGAAGGATGTGTTCGTATAAGCAGATGTCAGTGGAAAAGTCCTGCTCCATCACATACCCCAAAA ATGTAGTCATTATTAAAGAattattagaggaaaaaaaggattttttcgCACTGAACTGTAACAGCAGCTGTCCTGAGGCCGACTCTTACAACGTCTTCAAGTGGTTCATCAACAGAGAGCTGTTCAGACACTGTGAGAATCAATACATTACAATTCGCAAGACTGATCGAGTTAGCTATGACACGTTCACCTGTGCTGTAAAAGGCCACGAAGATCTGCATTCTGATGAATTCG ATGGTGATGCCATTAAATTCAGCCTCAGGAGAGTCTGTGCTCTGGAAGGATCCTCAGTGACTATTTCCAGTCCTGGTACTTCTAGTTACAGTGTTTGGAAGTTTAAGTCATGGTATGAACCAGAGACGAAACCTGATCGTGTAAAGTTGCAAGTGGAAGCAGATTATATGGAAGTGAGTGAGTACCACACTGACCTGACTGTGAAACACCTGATGAAGAACTACTCTGGAGAATACATGAGgacaaaaagagaagaagaaaggccTGATGATTTTTTTCCTGGAATGATTTTGATCATCACAG GTGTTAAAGTGACCATGTTTCCCTCTGCCGTGGTGACAGAGGGCCATAGAGTCACATTGACCTGCACCACCAGTTGTCCTCTGACTCACACCTTGACGTACATCTGGTTCTTCAACGGTCTGACCCTGAAGGAGAATCCAAATAAACACCTGGTTCTGGACCCAGTCGGCCTTCAACATGCAGGAAACTACTCCTGCGCTGTTGCAACCCCTCAGAACGTCAGCTCCTCTGAAGAGGCTCTCACTGTTCAAC CTCAGACGAAAGCAGTGTTAATACTGAATGCAATAAAAGTGATATTGTTATTGCTGATACCACCTGCTGTATATCTCTTCTGCTTCTATATCAG AAGGAAGAAAACTCCAACTTCTGCCACTAAGCCAAAGAATAAAGTGCAGATTGATCAG ATGGAAATGCTTTATGAGAGCATCCCAATGACGGTCCAGAAGCCTGTGGCTGCAGCGAGGGGAAAAAAGGCAGAGCAGCCAATGAATAAA TTGGAACAGCGTTACGAGAGCATGCCGATGACGGCCCAGAAGCCTGTGACTGCAGCGAGAGGAAAAGAGGCAGAGCAGCCGAAGAATAAA ATGGAACTGCGTTACGAGAGCATCCCAATGACGGCCCAGAAGCCTGTGACTGCAGCGAGGGGAAAAGAGGCAGAGCAGCCGAAGAATAACTACCCAGATTCCCAGCTGCCAGAAGAAGTTTGA